gatcctcccatccccCACGCAATCCCAGGCAGTCTACTCTTAGGGTTCTTTTCAGCTGAGGAAAGGAACTCTGGTTTCCAGAAGCTCCTGGCTACTCCATACCCATTTCCTGTCCACTCACACTGAGCCGGTGTCCTGcattcttctcttctctgtccAGACGGGAGACTACCCCAGGCCTGCACCTGCAGAAAACAAGCTGGATCAGAGGTGGTTAAAAGCACAGCTCTCCAGCAGTCAGAAAGAAGTGTGTCCAACCCGCAAGCTACGCAACCTAAATCTCAGTATCCTTCATGTACCATGAGGATAACACTGGTACCAATTTCCTGGGGCTGTTGTGACTATTCAGTGGATGTCACATGTAAAGGTGCTTAGCACATAATAAACGCTGAACAGATCCCTACCATTGTCACAAAAACCTTAGTTCTAATCACATAGGCCCACAGGAAACTCAGCAAGATCCACTGACAGCTCTATAATCAGGTGATGCGTTAGTCATTTCATTAGCTACCCACGTTACCACAAAGTTGAAAAGCAAATACTCCTGTGCCCTTAATCCAACTACCTTAATGTCTCTTTTGAGGGGAGGTAGGACTGCTGCTTTTCGTCCCTGCTGCAACAGCCAATTTCAATACTcaacttttttagaaacttctgtgtCCAACTCACAGTTCTCGTTAGTAGGGCAGAAAGGGAGGATAAAATATACGGAAACACGTCATATTCACATGTGACATTGCACCCTTGGAAAAACAGCTCCTATTTTCCTACAGAAAGTATCCAGCATGCAGCGAGCCTAACAAGATGAAAGCAATGCACACCCCGTTTATTCTGTTTAAAGAAttaggccatgtgcagtggctcacgcctgtaatcccagtactttgggaggccaaggcaggcggatcacctggggttaggagttcgagaccagcctggccaacatggtgaaacccattgtctactaaaaaatatttaaaaagcaatcgggcatggtggcatgcgcctgtaatcccagcttcttgggaggctgaagtgggaggatggcttgagcccaggaggcagaagctgcaattAGACATATTCAggctactgcactcaagcctgggcgacagagtgagaccctccctcaaggacaaaaaaaaaaaaaaaaattaagtttccaTAAAACAGGGAAGGGCAGGGGGCTTGGGATCTTGCCCACAGTTCTTAACTGGAGGCGGCACTGAGTTAGCGAGGCTTTTAAACAGATGGAGCAACAAAACCACCAAGAAACCAGGCAGCACTATGCTACACGGGTAAGCCTTTGCTCAGGAGTCAGGGACTCCGCGCGTCCACAACTTCTtttaagaaaagcagaaaatgggccgggcgcggtggctcaagcctgtaatcccagcactttgggaggccgagacgggcggatcatgaggtcgggagatcgagaccatcctggctaatacggtgaaaccccgtctctactaaaaaatacaaaaaactagccgggcgataaggcgggcgcctgtagtcccagctactcgggaggctgagacaggagaatggcgggaacccgggaggcggaatttgcagtgagctgagagccggccactgcactccagcctgggcggcagagcctgggcggcagagcaagactccgtctcaaaaaaaaaaaaaaaaaaagaaaagaaaagcagaaaataccCAATGAGAAAAGCACCGACCACACGGCCTAAAGGCCCGGCTGAATCGGGGGGACGAAAAGCAGACGACCGTGAAACTCCTAAATAATCCCTAAAAGTTAAAAGTGGcagaaataataagaataatcCCAAATAATTCGCACCGGTCTCACGAAGGCCCGGGCTGTCTACAAGGGCGCGCAAGCCGCGGTGATGACAGCGAGATGTCGCCGGAAACGCGGCGGCTGACGCTCTGCGTCCCGGTGGCGGGGTGAGGCGAGGGGCGCGGCTCTGTGGTGCGTGCGCAGTGTCCCGGGAAAGGGGCGGGCAGCGAATGAGGACGGTGCTTGAGCCACCGAGTAGCAGCAAGCGCCCTGCATTCAGGGGGTGAGGAGTGGGGCGGGGCATCGTGGCGAGCGCCCCAGTCCCGGGAACGGGGTGGGGAAGCTCTGTGCTTTCCCAGTCCACAGCGCCTGCAGGGCCGACCAGCACCAGTCCCAGGTCCAACCCTGAGTGGCCAAAAGCCGGAAACCCGGAGTTGCACAAGCTGGACCACGTGAGCTCGCCAGGCCAGCGGTGGAGGCCACCGCTGCGGGAGGAGGGCATCTGAGGCTGGATTTTGAAGAACCCCATTAACAGAGGGGCAAGTTACAGGATATAAACCAGAAGCCGGTCATCAGGGAGAAGTGTCATTCATTCAAGCCCGATCTTGTTTGTTTACACCAGGAAGGGCCTGCCTTCTACCTGGAAGAAAATATGGCGGCTGCAGAATAATGTGGCTCAATGCCAAATATCTGTTTGTTTTAGGGAGTGAGGCTACTTGAGAAGCATCTTAAAGGGGGATAAGGAGTAAGTTAAACCTGCTTTTTACCCAGCTCTGTGGATCCCGAATGTCCACAGCATGATGTTACCTCCATTTCCACTTCCCAGCCGCTTCTGTTCCCTGTGTTTCCTGCACCACCATTCTCTCAGTTGCTCTACACTAAAATTTGCTGTCATCGTTgacttctccctctccttcatcCCCTACAAGTATCAACATAGACAAATCTGATCAATATAATCGTCACTGAATAAAGCAAATTCCAGcgcggtcttttttttttttttttttttttttgatacggagtctcgctcttgcccaggctggcgtccagtgtgcgacctcggctcactgcaacctctgcctcccaggttcaactgattctcccgcctcagccttctgagtagctgggattacaggcctacaccaccatgcctggctaatttttgtatttttagtagagatgggggtttcaccatgttggccctgctggtctcgaactcctgacctcatgatccgcccccaccccttggcctcccaaagtgctgggattagaggcgtgagccaccgtgccagcttTTGCAGCgcatattcttttgtttgttgttttttgagacagagtctcactctgttgctgtagaaagtagaaaagttcctcttcaaagctcatcttggtttaaaaataaaataatagacactAAGAATAATCACTTCTTACTCTAAAGCCTCCTATCAACTGTCAGTTCTTACACTTTAGGCCAGTTAGTTGCTTTGGCTTACTCAGGCATGTCTGGAGAGGCCCAAGCAAGTCTCAGCTCATAGCTTATGCTCctccttatttggaaatgttattgCTTCCTTAAACCTTTCATAAGCAACTTCCTCTCCTTCTTTATCCTCCCTTGCACTTATCTATTTAGGAAAGTTTCAGGATGTTAGCAAATCAGGTATCAGTTTAAGACTGTGAGGTCCAGCACCAGCCAATGGATGCAAGACACAGCAGTAATGACGACCCAAATGTGTGAGGCATAAATAGgtctgcttttcctttgttcaAGTGGGTTTTCACCATTGTTCCATCTGTGAGacgtaccctttctgcagaaagtaaaaatggtctttctgagagatttaaatttatgtttgagtgctatttctttgcGTTGCCGGGAAACAAGCATTTCTaacagttgcccaggctggagtgcagtggcaggatcttggctcactgcaacctccgcctcccaggttcaagtgattctcctgctcagcctcctgagcagctgagattacagatgagCAGCACCACACCGggctatcttttgtatttttagtagagacggtggttcaccatgttggccaggctggtcctgaactcccgacctcaagcaatccgcctgcctgggtctcccaaagtgttgggattacaggcgtgagccaccacgcccggctgcagTGCATATTCTTAAAGACAGACTTTCCACTTGCAGCAGCACCTACCTTCCAGATAGCAAAATTGAAGCACATGTTTATCATAGCTGATTCTAACCAGCTAAAGCTGATAATGACTAAGGACTTGCAGGAGTTGCAGTATGCCAGCCCTTC
This is a stretch of genomic DNA from Rhinopithecus roxellana isolate Shanxi Qingling chromosome 4, ASM756505v1, whole genome shotgun sequence. It encodes these proteins:
- the TMEM14C gene encoding transmembrane protein 14C isoform X1 encodes the protein MGFFKIQPQMPSSRSGGLHRWPGELTWSSLCNSGFPAFGHSGLDLGLVLVGPAGAVDWESTELPHPVPGTGALATMPRPTPHPLNAGRLLLLGGSSTVLIRCPPLSRDTAHAPQSRAPRLTPPPGRRASAAAFPATSRCHHRGLRALVDSPGLRETATSGTLAGIMGMRFYNSGKFMPAGLIAGASLLMAAKVGVSMFNRPH